GCGAACCCCACGGGCCTCATTCCCTTCGCGTTGGCGCGGACATGGCATGCCGCTACTGCGCGGCTGGCCACTACTGCGAGGTGGAGGCACTGTCGCTTGCtccgcctctccctctccctccccatcttcttcctcctggtCTGCAATGGTGCCGGAGAAGGGCAGCGACAGCGGCGGCGACTTCTTCGCCAAGGTGGGTGAGTCCATGCCGCTCGCGCTGCACGTGTTCGATGAAAATGGCAATGACAACGTGTGGGGGTAATGTTACCATGTTCTGAGTCTAGGGTCACCGCATCCATCTGTACAGCCGAAACAAACACAATCTCAATCGAGCTCGACTCTGCTGGGTCACGTTTCCAAACTGGCAGCCTGTTCGGCAACTTGTATCTagcttggcttatcagccaatcAAAAGTggttttttctcacaccaaaccagtcagcagtactttagcccatagcttataagccaatccagccgaaacgaaaATGCTGAAGAGCGGTTGCACCACTTGCAGCTGGCCTGGCCCTGACGGACGGGCCAAGCCAGCCTCAACCACCCTCACAAACACGCCAACTAGAGTACTACCGTGTGAGTGTGTGAGCAAAGCTAGGCCACACCTACACTCATGGTCAGGGGCGACGCATACGTACTGTACAACCTCCAGATACCGTGGGCCGGCCCGGGGACAGCTCACCAGACCAGACCACGGATGGAACGAAGAGCTTCCTCCACCTGGGATGCTTAATTAACCCATGGTATGGGACCAACGACGTACCAGGATTAATGATTGAATAATGAAGCTGCTGTTGTTTGCAAGCCATGATTAACGTATGAATGAGCACTAGCTGCAGATCGATCGATGATGCATCCATCATATATACGCTCACCAGGAACCGACACTTGCCGCCCGCCTGACACCGCGTGCGCACCCGCAACTACTGGTAGGTAGGCTGACGATGAAGGAGCAGGACCCAACGGGAAGGGAAAGAGCAGAGCACGCACACGCTGACTGACGCGGTGCATGGTCCGGTGTGCACACGAAGCAAGCAGAGCAGCTCGTCCCATTTCCATCGTCCGGGCAAAGAAGAGAGGAGACTGAAACGAAGCCGGCAAGGACGGACGGACCGGAACTTGGGAGGGCACGAGCAGTGGAAAGAAAGCTGCAGCACACAGCACGCAGTAGGTGAAGTGGCGACCTCGGACGGTTCAGGGATCCATCGGACGGATGGGGCTCCGGCTGTCCGGCTCCGAGCTTGCTTGGAGGCGAAGGCCGGCAACGAACGAGTGAGCGAGGAGACCGACCGCGGCGTCCCGAGCAAGAATTGCAGGTCGCGGCCACCAACCCCGGGCCGGGCCGGCCACCTGTCgcaccccacccccacccccacccaacGCACCGGCACCGAGCGTCTTCTCTGCTCGCTCTCACGCACGGCGCCACCGGACCGGCAGGCTGGCACGTCCATCCGATCGGATGGTTAGAATTTAGAACTTCCTTGCTGATTCTGAACGGCGAGACGGCATCGGAGTTCTTTTCAGTCAGCGTCCAGTTGTGCAGTGCAGGACGGGGGCGCccccacaccacaccacaccacacaccCCCGGTTCATTTCCATTTCCATCGCGAGGTGGCCTGgcgctgccactgccactgccctGCCCTTGGCTTGGCTTGGCTTCGCTTCGCCAGCTTCCTCCAGTAGTATAAATAAATATTCTGGTGCGCCAGCTCCGGGCTGTCCCTTAGCTGTATCATCGTGTCTTTTTCCTCCTACTACCATCTCCTCCTCTCCTCATCCTGGTCCTCCCTCCTCTGCATCTTCCTTCCTCTTCGTTCGTTTCTCCATTTGAAGCTTACCGGCATCTGCTTCTAGTCTAGTGACCAGCCCTCTCCCCTTCTCCCGGCCAAGAACTGATTTTTCCGGTTCTGGTGCAGCAGCAGAttgcagtagtagtagcagctaACTTGCCAGCTGATTGCCTCTAGCACGCAAGTGTCTTTTTTTTCCCTTCTTCCTGAGCTTGGTGGGTGATCGATCGGCCGCTCGAGTCAGTGTACATACACACACATACTCTGCTCGTCTGCCgaggatcgatcgatcgatcgctgGGTCTCGGTGTTGCATAGATAGGTACAGGTATAGCTAGGAGTGGAGGGAGAGGATTCCTCCCAAGAACACTATCAAGATGATGCGCGGGAACCGGGAGCAGAGGGTGGCCTTCTCGCCGATGAAGGAGGCGGTCCCCGCGGTGCCCAAGGAGGAGGTGTGGGAGGTCCGCCCCGGCGGCATGCTGGTGCAGAAGCGGAGCCCCGACGCGGAGCCGCCCCCCGggcgcgcgcccgtgcccaccATCCGCGTCAAGGTCAAGTTCAACGGCGTCTACCACGAGATCTACATCAACTCCCAGGCATCCTTCGGTAATGCCGCTGACTATCTATGCGGTTGATTTACTTTCACGATGGTTCCGTTCTCCGATTATGTATTCTATTTCATCTACTGAATCGGGTGAATGCGTGTGTGGCCACGCGCGCAGGCGAGCTCAAGAAGCTGCTGTCGGAGAAGACGGGCCTGCACCCGGACGACCAGAAGGTGGTGTACAAGGACAAGGAGAGGGACTCCAAGGCGTTCCTGGACATGGCGGGCGTCAAGGACCGCTCCAAGATGGTCATGCTCGAGGACCCCGCCGCCAAGGCCAAGCGCCTCCTCGAGGAGCGCCGGACCAGCAAGGCCGAGCGCGCCACCAAGGCCATCGCCCGCGTCGCGCTCGACGTCGACAAGCTCGCCACCAAGGTACGTCCGTCCTTTATTTGCTTCAATCAATTCACCCATTGCCGGCAGGCGGCAGGCGCCGTTCCTGTCCCACATCCTGTGATGTCTCACCGCGCGCACGCCGCGTTTGCTGATTGATCGGTTGGTCGGCAGGTGTCGGCGCTGGAGACGATCGTGAGCAAGGGCGGCAAGGTCGTGGACGCGGACGTGGTGACGCTGACCGAGGCGCTGATGACCGAGCTGGTGAAGCTGGACTCCATCGCCGCTGTTGACGGGGAGGTGAAGGTGGCGCGGCGGGCGCAGGAGAAGCGGGTGCAGAAGTACGTGG
This DNA window, taken from Miscanthus floridulus cultivar M001 chromosome 13, ASM1932011v1, whole genome shotgun sequence, encodes the following:
- the LOC136500564 gene encoding BAG family molecular chaperone regulator 1-like produces the protein MMRGNREQRVAFSPMKEAVPAVPKEEVWEVRPGGMLVQKRSPDAEPPPGRAPVPTIRVKVKFNGVYHEIYINSQASFGELKKLLSEKTGLHPDDQKVVYKDKERDSKAFLDMAGVKDRSKMVMLEDPAAKAKRLLEERRTSKAERATKAIARVALDVDKLATKVSALETIVSKGGKVVDADVVTLTEALMTELVKLDSIAAVDGEVKVARRAQEKRVQKYVETLDAVRAKNKAAAAAPVAKASNNNKARPPRPPPAHQNQHHQRRQFQPPAPTTATAPVPQTQTASWETFDLLSSVPSTSAAPVTSMAPATTTTPSPRFEWELF